A region of Ornithorhynchus anatinus isolate Pmale09 chromosome 5, mOrnAna1.pri.v4, whole genome shotgun sequence DNA encodes the following proteins:
- the LOC100680785 gene encoding LOW QUALITY PROTEIN: disintegrin and metalloproteinase domain-containing protein 18-like (The sequence of the model RefSeq protein was modified relative to this genomic sequence to represent the inferred CDS: deleted 2 bases in 1 codon), which produces MSGLWALLAAGLLAGPLAGLDSQQKLLHITVPQKISSNISEESELKYVSYVIEIEGKQYTLHLKQQAFLPQDFMVYTYSKEGSLHSDFPNVKMQCHFQGNVAGFPNSLVTLNTCSGLRGLLQFENKSYGIEPLENAAGFEHLVYQVKNENAKIPLLSENNTESRYKESSYKVHISEEEDQTGSRLLTRYLEMHIIMDKALFDYMGSDMVVVTQKVVQIIGLVNAMFTPFNMTVVLSSLEFWTDKNKISTIGEADELLQRFLKWKHDYLVLRPHDMAYLLIYRDHPNYVGATFPGKMCHRKYAAGIALYPKMISLETFSVIIAQLLGLNLGISYDDIKKCHCSGAICIMNPDAVHSSGVKTFSTCSIVDFENFISKPGAECLQNQPRLSPIYRAPTCGNFIKEANEECDCGPPESCENNRCCDAQSCRLKRGAKCSSGLCCQDCEFKPQGTLCRNIADLECDIKEYCNGTSGFCPPDLHVLNGHLCRSGTSYCYDGGCRNADYQCRKIFGKGSKSAPFSCYEEINIQRDRFGNCGSENNQFLEVFFGSMPMYSIQTTRSGCHQRVWCPCLKFLTTQHLSLYSLATLHSPQSVCPQLSGQIGEANKAISSFSFLKFSRLVLSSHLSHLQFSYRPYHHCPPLRSFEKVLRLALLKFTVSDFFSNKCEMYNYFLCFCVCRDLLCGKLICTIPAKHHFTSNASVIYAIVRRTICITWTIDLSQSEGSSFGGKWYSCGLDGKFRVSFLLGIAGTWFCVEPSFAPVVNNLRIYFFTGRAYEDNTRKNWLLLGFYISLPFLIITTIIIVKRNEMKRLCRTEELQSDEYTSEESNQSCSASEPSS; this is translated from the exons ATTCTCAGCAAAAACTTCTGCATATTACAGTTCCACAGAAGATTTCGTCCAACATAAGTGAAGAATCAGAACTGAAATAT GTGAGCTATGTCATTGAGATAGAAGGCAAACAATACACCTTGCATCTTAAGCAACA aGCATTTTTGCCCCAGGATTTCATGGTTTATACCTACAGCAAAGAGGGATCTTTGCATTCGGATTTCCCAAATGTTAAG atGCAGTGTCACTTCCAAGGAAATGTTGCAGGTTTCCCCAATTCTCTTGTGACTCTCAACACCTGTTCTGGACTCAG GGGATTACTGCAGTTTGAAAATAAGAGTTATGGAATTGAACCATTGGAAAATGCGGCAGGATTTGAGCATCTTGTTTATCAAGTAAAGAATGAAAATGCCAAAATTCCCCTCTTATCAGAAAACAACACGGAAAGCAGGTATAAGGAATCTTCCTACAAAGTTCATATAAGTGAGGAA GAAGACCAAACCGGTTCAAGATTATTGACTCGGTATCTGGAAATGCATATTATAATGGACAAAGCTTTG TTTGATTACATGGGCTCTGATATGGTGGTTGTAACCCAGAAAGTCGTCCAGATTATAGGCCTGGTTAATGCA ATGTTTACCCCATTCAACATGACTGTTGTACTGTCTTCATTGGAGTTCTGGacagataaaaataaaatatccaCCATCGGAGAGGCTGATGAATTACTACAAAGATTTTTGAAGTGGAAGCATGACTACCTCGTCCTCCGGCCCCATGATATGGCATATTTGCTTAT CTACAGGGATCATCCTAATTATGTGGGTGCAACTTTTCCTGGAAAAATGTGCCATAGGAAGTATGCTGCAGGAATTGCTCTG TATCCAAAGATGATAAGCTTGGAGACATTTTCTGTTATTATTGCACAGTTGCTGGGACTTAATCTGGGCATATCGTATGATGACATTAAGAAGTGTCACTGTTCAGGAGCGATCTGCATAATGAACCCTGATGCAGT gCATTCCAGTGGCGTAAAGACTTTTAGCACCTGCAGCATAGTAGACTTTGAAAATTTCATTTCGAAGCCTGGGGCTGAATGTCTTCAGAACCAGCCACGTTTGAGCCCAATTTACAGAGCTCCCACTTGTGGCAACTTCATTAAGGAAGCTAATGAGGAATGTGACTGTGGCCCTCCAGAG TCATGTGAAAATAATAGATGCTGTGATGCACAATCTTGTAGACTGAAACGGGGAGCAAAGTGTAGTAGCGGATTATGCTGCCAGGACTGCGAG tttaaGCCACAAGGCACATTATGTAGGAATATAGCTGACTTAGAGTGCGATATCAAAGAATATTGTAACGGGACCTCGGGATTCTGTCCCCCTGACCTGCATGTGCTCAACGGTCATTTGTGTCGAAGTGGTACCTCATATTGTTATGATGGAGGGTGCCGAAATGCTGATTACCAGTGCAGAAAAATATTTGGAAAAG GTTCCAAAAGTGCTCCTTTTTCCTGTTATGAAGAAATCAATATCCAGAGGGACAGATTTGGAAACTGTGGTTCTGAGAACAACCAAT TTTTAGAAGTTTTCTTTGGTTCCATGCCCATGTACTCAATTCAAACAACAAGGAGTGGTTGTCATCAGAGAGTTTGGTGCCCATGTCTGAAGTTTCTGACCACTCAACATCTATCCTTGTACTCACTGGCCACCCTTCATTCCCCGCAGTCAGTTTGTCCTCAGTTGAGTGGGCAAATAGGAGAAGCCAACAAAGCTATCTCCAGCTTCTCCTTCCTTAAGTTCTCCAGGCTGGTTCTCTCTAGTCATCTGTCTCACTTGCAGTTTAGTTATCGTCCATATCACCATTGCCCTCCCCTCAGATCATTTGAAAAAGTCCTTAGACTAGCTTTACTGAAATTCACTGTCTCTGACTTTTTTTCAAATAAGTGTGAAATGTATAATTATTTTCTCTGCTTTTGTGTTTGTAGAGATCTCTTGTGTGGAAAGTTAATTTGTACTATCCCAGCCAAACACCATTTCACATCT AACGCTTCAGTGATTTATGCAATTGTGAGAAGAACTATATGTATAACTTGGACTATAGACTTGTCCCAAAGTGAAGGATCCTCTTTTGGTGGAAAATGGTATTCATGTGGCCTCGATG GCAAATTCAGGGTTTCATTTTTACTTGGTATTGCAGGAACTTGGTTCTGTGTTGAG CCCAGTTTTGCTCCTGTAGTAAATAATTTAAGG aTATATTTTTTCACTGGGAGAGCCTATGAAGATAATACGAGGAAGAACTGGCTTCTCCTTGGTTTCTACATTTCTCTACCCTTCCTCATCATTACTACCATTATAATTGTAAAacgaaatgaaatgaaaagattGTGCCGCACAGAGGAATTACAAAGTGACGA GTACACATCAGAAGAAAGCAACCAGTCTTGTAGTGCAAG tGAACCAAGTTCATAA